The Dethiosulfovibrio peptidovorans DSM 11002 genome has a window encoding:
- a CDS encoding glycosyltransferase: MGYKILFCSDSLIIDGVTSYVLHVGTALSREGHQVAVLGRWAGKGFQSRYREEGIKVIQCPSLTVGNRWFDKKAREFDPDVIMTDSRRSFPLATRLKRILDRPVVTYFLDHLEKTDKPGRDVPSLVKWSDAWAGAENPILQTLPRHSSGTPIMKLPRPLDTAVRATPLPPKNPFVITCFGRLSGYKTPGMIYLMEHMEELKEAIPSASITVVGGGGWRLLKFRQMAASINRKMGEQCVNVVGTKPDPRPWIDRSNAICAASTSAIESILSQKPTVCFASYWMGHATPENLDQVVRSYFGERGGIGHFKKDPSLLKHIIPTLAEIYRSYGTDRSVEDLVTIRERLTPKFSSRETVDCFEEIMKLFKA, from the coding sequence ATGGGCTACAAGATACTCTTCTGCTCCGACTCACTGATAATAGACGGGGTTACATCGTACGTCCTTCACGTCGGAACGGCTCTCAGCAGAGAAGGACATCAGGTGGCGGTGCTGGGACGATGGGCCGGCAAGGGATTTCAGAGCCGATACAGAGAAGAAGGAATCAAGGTTATACAGTGTCCATCCCTTACGGTGGGCAACCGTTGGTTCGATAAAAAGGCCAGGGAATTCGATCCGGACGTAATAATGACCGATTCCAGACGATCCTTCCCTCTGGCCACCAGACTTAAGAGGATATTGGACAGACCGGTGGTAACCTACTTTCTCGATCACCTGGAAAAAACGGATAAACCCGGAAGGGACGTTCCCTCGCTGGTAAAATGGAGCGACGCATGGGCCGGTGCAGAGAACCCCATACTTCAAACCCTCCCTAGGCACTCGTCGGGAACCCCCATAATGAAACTTCCGAGACCTCTCGACACAGCGGTTAGGGCAACTCCCCTACCCCCCAAGAACCCATTCGTCATAACCTGTTTCGGTCGCCTCAGCGGCTACAAGACCCCCGGCATGATATACCTTATGGAACACATGGAGGAACTAAAAGAGGCGATCCCCTCCGCCTCCATAACCGTCGTAGGAGGCGGAGGCTGGCGGCTGCTGAAGTTTCGCCAGATGGCGGCATCCATAAACCGTAAAATGGGAGAGCAGTGCGTAAACGTGGTCGGAACAAAGCCGGATCCCAGACCCTGGATAGATCGCTCGAACGCGATATGCGCCGCATCGACGTCGGCGATCGAGTCGATTTTATCTCAAAAACCAACAGTCTGTTTCGCCAGCTACTGGATGGGACATGCCACGCCTGAAAACCTGGACCAAGTGGTGAGATCCTACTTCGGAGAGAGGGGCGGCATAGGTCACTTCAAAAAGGATCCGTCTCTTTTAAAACATATAATCCCCACGTTGGCGGAGATATACAGATCCTACGGCACGGATAGATCGGTCGAGGATCTGGTCACCATCAGAGAAAGACTAACCCCCAAGTTCTCCTCGAGGGAAACGGTGGACTGTTTCGAGGAGATAATGAAGCTTTTCAAGGCGTGA
- a CDS encoding UDP-glucose dehydrogenase family protein, whose product MKKRTSYMNLRSGRDSSMHICMIGTGYVGLVTGTCLAEVGHSVWCVDVDGSKIERLKNGEIPIYEPGLEDMVSRNVKQGRLRFTTDLKEALDDSPFVFIAVGTPPGEDGSADLRYVLDAARQIGSAMEDYKVVVVKSTVPVGTTEKARLCVSEELGIRGRDDLDFDVAFCPEFLKEGSAIDDFMSPDRVVIGTDNQKTADLLGELFSAFSFREDRIIFMSIPSAELTKYASNSMLATRISFMNQLARFCEKIGADIDQVRHGMGSDGRIGSAFLYPGVGYGGSCFPKDVKALIHSGRSHGVPMTLLESVEEINKSQRKWFFDKILSHYGADISGKTFAVWGLSFKPNTDDIREAPALDIIPWLLEKGAAVRAYDPVGQENAKAALPNTESIVYCDDNYQALENADALILLTEWLPFRRPEFDRMKDLMGEYVIFDGRNQYRPERMADLGFVYYGVGRYVK is encoded by the coding sequence GTGAAAAAAAGAACGAGCTATATGAATCTGAGGTCGGGAAGGGATAGTTCAATGCATATCTGCATGATAGGAACTGGCTACGTCGGACTCGTGACGGGAACCTGCCTTGCCGAGGTAGGACACAGCGTCTGGTGCGTCGACGTGGACGGATCCAAAATAGAACGACTTAAAAACGGAGAGATCCCCATATACGAACCGGGTCTGGAGGACATGGTCTCCCGCAACGTGAAACAGGGAAGACTGAGATTCACCACCGACCTGAAGGAAGCCCTGGACGACAGTCCTTTCGTTTTCATCGCCGTGGGTACACCTCCGGGAGAGGACGGTTCCGCCGACCTCCGTTACGTTTTAGACGCGGCCAGACAGATAGGATCGGCCATGGAAGACTACAAGGTCGTGGTGGTGAAATCCACCGTTCCGGTGGGGACGACGGAAAAGGCGAGGCTGTGTGTTTCGGAAGAGCTCGGCATAAGGGGACGAGACGACCTCGACTTCGACGTGGCGTTTTGCCCCGAGTTCCTCAAGGAAGGCTCGGCAATAGACGACTTCATGAGCCCCGACAGGGTGGTCATAGGGACGGACAATCAGAAAACCGCCGATCTTCTGGGAGAACTCTTCTCCGCCTTCAGCTTCAGGGAAGACCGGATAATATTCATGTCCATACCATCGGCGGAGCTCACCAAATACGCGTCCAACTCCATGCTGGCCACCAGGATCAGTTTCATGAACCAGCTCGCCCGTTTTTGCGAGAAAATCGGAGCGGACATAGACCAGGTTCGCCATGGCATGGGCAGCGACGGTCGGATAGGATCGGCCTTTCTGTATCCCGGGGTGGGATACGGTGGATCCTGCTTTCCCAAAGACGTGAAAGCCCTCATCCACTCCGGAAGAAGCCATGGAGTTCCGATGACCCTTCTGGAATCGGTAGAGGAGATAAACAAGAGCCAGAGAAAGTGGTTCTTCGATAAGATACTGAGTCACTACGGAGCGGATATATCGGGCAAGACCTTCGCCGTCTGGGGCCTCAGTTTCAAGCCCAACACGGACGACATAAGGGAAGCCCCTGCGCTGGACATAATTCCCTGGTTGCTTGAAAAAGGGGCAGCTGTCAGGGCCTACGACCCGGTGGGACAGGAAAACGCCAAGGCGGCGTTGCCGAACACGGAGAGCATAGTCTACTGCGACGATAACTATCAAGCTCTGGAGAACGCCGATGCCCTGATTCTGCTTACCGAATGGCTTCCATTTCGTCGTCCCGAGTTCGACAGGATGAAGGATCTGATGGGGGAATACGTTATTTTCGACGGAAGAAACCAGTATCGGCCGGAGCGGATGGCGGATCTGGGTTTCGTTTATTATGGGGTAGGCAGGTATGTAAAATAG
- a CDS encoding glycosyltransferase family 2 protein translates to MEDKMKISLYTVTKNEEARLPLMLEAAAPLADEIIVVDSGSTDRTRDVAERYGAKFIHHDWTSIGHQVAFAESCCSNEWVLRLDADEVMSKELLEEIMKIKKNGPDCDGYKLRSGEMFPGYSKPNRWVKHYQLVRLYSRKAMRMSGKFGFDDVVFIKKTPQTRLLYNFINHYSFLSIRRTVEKRNVATDDQVKRALLEHKNYSPWRMVGCMVGNFFRYFILERYFLYGFWGFIHSVNVGYMRFLKFSKFYEYHQIREHGYMGCEKKNELYESEVGKG, encoded by the coding sequence ATGGAGGATAAAATGAAGATATCACTTTACACTGTTACCAAAAATGAGGAGGCCAGGTTGCCCCTCATGTTGGAGGCGGCAGCACCTTTGGCGGACGAGATCATAGTGGTTGATTCAGGCAGTACCGACAGAACCAGAGATGTTGCGGAACGATACGGCGCAAAATTCATACATCATGATTGGACTTCAATAGGACACCAGGTTGCTTTTGCGGAGAGTTGCTGTTCCAACGAGTGGGTTCTTCGCTTGGATGCTGACGAAGTGATGTCCAAGGAACTCTTGGAGGAAATCATGAAGATAAAGAAAAACGGGCCTGACTGCGACGGATACAAGCTGAGGAGCGGCGAGATGTTCCCTGGTTATTCGAAGCCTAACAGGTGGGTCAAGCATTATCAGCTTGTCAGACTCTACAGCCGAAAAGCCATGAGGATGAGTGGTAAGTTCGGTTTTGACGATGTCGTCTTTATAAAGAAAACCCCCCAAACCAGGTTGCTCTACAATTTTATTAATCATTATTCCTTCTTGTCCATAAGGCGAACTGTGGAAAAACGCAACGTCGCTACCGACGATCAGGTAAAAAGAGCTCTTCTAGAACATAAAAACTACAGCCCATGGCGAATGGTAGGCTGTATGGTGGGAAACTTTTTCCGATATTTTATACTGGAACGGTATTTTCTCTATGGTTTCTGGGGTTTTATTCATTCTGTCAATGTAGGATATATGAGATTTTTAAAATTCTCGAAGTTTTATGAGTATCATCAAATAAGAGAACATGGCTATATGGGATGTGAAAAAAAGAACGAGCTATATGAATCTGAGGTCGGGAAGGGATAG
- a CDS encoding GDP-mannose 4,6-dehydratase: protein MTKHCLVTGGAGFIGSHLVDLLMDQGWNVTVVDNFDPFYDKSIKLSNIAPHRDNPKYRLVEEDIRNLPGMREKLNDSYDVIVHLAAKAGVRPSIQDPVGYQEVNVTGTQNMLEFAKERNIKQFVFASSSSVYGINPNVPWSEDDHVLMPISPYASTKVSGELMGHVYSHLYDIRFLALRFFTVYGPRQRPDLAIHKFTKLIKEGKPIPVYGDGSTRRDYTYVEDIVKGIRSAMDYDKTLYEVINLGNNKTVSLAEMIEAIEQTLGIKAIIDRQPTQPGDVPQTWADADKAHRLLDYEPRGDFSREMARFID from the coding sequence GTGACGAAACACTGTCTAGTCACAGGAGGAGCAGGATTCATCGGAAGCCATCTGGTGGACCTGCTCATGGATCAGGGCTGGAACGTTACGGTAGTGGACAACTTCGATCCCTTTTACGATAAATCGATCAAGCTGTCCAACATAGCCCCTCACAGAGATAACCCAAAATATCGTCTGGTGGAGGAGGATATCCGTAACCTGCCGGGCATGAGGGAGAAGCTGAACGACAGCTACGACGTAATAGTCCACCTGGCCGCCAAGGCGGGGGTGAGGCCCTCTATACAGGATCCTGTAGGCTATCAGGAGGTAAACGTAACAGGCACACAGAACATGCTCGAGTTCGCCAAAGAGAGAAATATAAAGCAATTTGTGTTCGCATCGTCCTCCAGCGTCTACGGCATAAACCCTAACGTACCGTGGAGCGAGGACGATCATGTTCTGATGCCCATAAGCCCCTACGCCTCGACCAAAGTAAGCGGAGAGCTCATGGGGCACGTCTACAGCCACCTCTACGACATAAGATTTTTGGCACTCCGGTTTTTCACCGTCTACGGACCGAGACAGAGGCCCGACCTGGCTATACATAAATTCACAAAGCTCATAAAAGAGGGCAAGCCGATACCGGTTTATGGAGACGGAAGCACCAGAAGGGACTATACCTACGTAGAGGACATAGTAAAGGGAATAAGATCCGCCATGGACTACGACAAAACCCTCTACGAAGTCATAAACCTGGGCAACAACAAAACGGTAAGCCTGGCGGAGATGATAGAGGCTATAGAGCAAACCCTAGGGATAAAGGCGATCATAGACAGACAGCCAACCCAACCGGGAGATGTGCCACAGACCTGGGCGGATGCTGACAAAGCTCATAGGTTGCTGGACTACGAACCAAGGGGAGATTTCTCTCGGGAGATGGCGAGATTTATCGACTGA